Proteins encoded within one genomic window of Cucumis sativus cultivar 9930 chromosome 3, Cucumber_9930_V3, whole genome shotgun sequence:
- the LOC101203753 gene encoding protein NOI4 gives MSEKGQPLPKFGEWDVNNPASAEGFTVIFNKARDEKKTGGQPESPGKAPRAKNVADPGKPQAKKWFCCIQSPPTQS, from the exons ATGTCG GAGAAGGGTCAGCCATTGCCGAAGTTCGGTGAATGGGATGTTAATAATCCTGCTTCTGCAGAGGGCTTCACTGTGATATTTAATAAGGCAAGAGATGAGAAGAAAACCGGTGGCCAACCTGAATCACCTGGAAAGGCACCTCGGGCTAAAAATGTAGCAGATCCTGGCAAGCCTCAGGCT AAGAAATGGTTCTGCTGCATTCAGAGCCCGCCTACACAATCTTGA
- the LOC101203263 gene encoding phosphatidylinositol/phosphatidylcholine transfer protein SFH2: MGIANREAMKQFQLLMEEVDGSLKNTFEIMHQGHPAETLERFLKARDWNLAKAHKMLIDCLHWRIQNEIDNILAKPIIPTELYRAVRDSQLVGLSGYSKEGLPVIAVGVGQSTFDKASVHYYVQSHIQMNEYRDRVVLPAATKKHGRHISTCLKVLDMTGLKLSALNQIKLLTVISTIDDLNYPEKTDTYYIVNVPYVFSACWKVVKPLLQERTRKKIQVLQNCGRDELLKIMDYASLPHFCRKERSGSSRRVENGNAENCFSFDTAFHQQLYNYVQQQGAVREPIVPIKQGSFHVDFPEPDPRDVEIAKTIETEFHKLENHNALNYSMNGLQVNGE, from the exons ATGGGTATTGCTAATCGAGAAGCTATGAAGCAGTTTCAGCTGCTAATGGAGGAAG TCGATGGATCACTGAAGAACACATTTGAG ATTATGCATCAAGGTCATCCAGCTGAAACTTTGGAACGGTTTCTGAAGGCCAGGGACTGGAATTTAGCTAAAGCCCATAAAATG TTAATAGATTGTCTACATTGGAGGATACAAAATGAGATTGACAACATATTGGCA AAACCAATAATTCCAACTGAGTTATACAGAGCAGTGAGAGACTCTCAGTTGGTAGGATTGTCTGGATACTCGAAAGAG gGTCTTCCTGTCATTGCTGTTGGTGTTGGTCAAAGCACCTTTGACAAGGCATCT GTTCATTATTATGTGCAGTCGCACATCCAAATGAATGAATATAGAGATCGTGTTGTGTTG CCTGCTGCGACAAAGAAACATGGGCGACATATAAGCACCTGCCTCAAGGTTTTGGATATGACGGGCTTAAAGCTTTCAGcattgaatcaaataaag CTTCTGACTGTCATATCTACCATTGATGACTTAAATTATCCCGAGAAGACTGATACTTATTACATTGTGAACGTTCCATATGTATTTTCTGCTTGTTGGAAG GTTGTGAAACCTCTTTTGCAAGAAAGGACAAGGAAGAAAATCCAAGTGTTACAGAACTGTGGGCGAGATGAATTACTAAAG ATAATGGATTATGCATCACTACCACATTTTTGTCGAAAAGAACGATCAGGATCATCTCGGCGTGTCGAGAATGGAAATGCAGAAAACTGTTTCTCCTTTGATACTGCATTCCATCAACAACTTTACAATTACGTTCAGCAACAAGGTGCTGTTAGGGAGCCAATCGTACCAATAAAACAGGGATCGTTTCACGTGGATTTCCCTGAACCAGATCCCAGAGATGTCGAAATCGCAAAAACAATAGAAACAGAGTTCCATAAGTTGGAAAATCACAATGCACTCAATTATTCTATGAATGGCCTTCAAGTCAATGGAGAATGA
- the LOC101202792 gene encoding WEB family protein At5g55860 gives MGVKGHQIATHHSPNAKVEVGEIDTSAPFQSVKDAVNLFGEGAFSGERLIVRKAKQPHSAEKVFAKETQLHLAEKELSKLKDQLKNAETTKSEALVELESTKRAVDDLTKKLQLLRESKESAIKDSEVAKARAKQFEEANGSNHSGNDYGWKQDLETTRDQYMVVIGELDAAKQELRKIRQDSDASLEAKVAALKQVSEAEESVKTHKLKANELSKEILAARESIEKLKLASLQAHKEQEKIFVEKDIQRQSYKAALEESAKKLFSLQKEIDPDLTRNLELQLNETMNEIGKLQKQMEDKKALDIDSVKNVTSELDDAKESLQKAAEEERSLRNLVEALKLELENVRKEHSELKEKEAEAESTAGNLHVKLRKTKSELEAYLTEESKARGACEDMLSTLNQLSSETENARQGAEEMTNKAEDLRKEAEGTRIALEDAEKQLRVALDEAEEAKAAEARALDQIKVLSERTNAARASTSESGANITISREEFESLSRKVEESDTLAEMKVAAALAQVEAVKAGENEILKKLEASQKEIEDMQTATEEASKKAKMAEAAKKAVEGELRRWREREQKKAVEAASRILAETEVSLESSPSHNRIQKQSTTVKRVESKKLEKDKTFSKKVLLPNLSGLFVRKKNQVDGGSPSYLPGEKSA, from the exons ATGGGTGTGAAGGGCCATCAAATTGCGACTCATCATTCACCTAATGCCAAAGTAGAAGTAGGAGAGATTGACACTAGTGCACCTTTCCAGTCTGTTAAAGATGCAGTCAACTTGTTTGGTGAAGGTGCTTTTTCGGGAGAACGACTAATTGTGAGGAAGGCGAAACAACCTCACTCTGCAGAG AAAGTGTTTGCAAAAGAGACTCAACTCCACTTGGCTGAAAAGGAACTGAGCAAACTAAAGGATCAGCTAAAGAATGCTGAAACTACCAAATCTGAAGCGCTTGTTGAGCTTGAAAGTACTAAAAGAGCTGTTGATGACCTAACCAAGAAGCTGCAATTGCTGAGGGAATCAAAAGAATCAGCCATCAAGGATTCGGAGGTTGCAAAGGCTCGAGCAAAGCAGTTTGAGGAGGCAAATGGAAGTAATCACTCTGGAAATGATTATGGTTGGAAACAAGACTTGGAAACTACACGAGATCAGTACATGGTAGTGATCGGAGAACTAGATGCTGCAAAGCAAGAATTGAGGAAAATTCGTCAAGATTCTGATGCATCTTTGGAAGCGAAAGTAGCTGCATTGAAACAGGTGTCGGAGGCTGAGGAATCAGTCAAAACACACAAGCTGAAAGCAAATGAACTTTCTAAGGAAATCTTGGCTGCACGGGAATCCATTGAAAAGCTCAAGCTGGCATCCCTACAAGCACATAAAGAGCAAGAAAAGATATTTGTGGAGAAAGACATCCAGAGGCAGTCTTATAAAGCGGCTCTTGAGGAGTCCGCAAAAAAACTGTTTTCTTTGCAGAAGGAAATTGACCCTGATCTCACCAGGAATCTCGAATTGCAGTTGAACGAGACAATGAATGAAATTGGGAAACTGCAGAAACAAATGGAAGATAAAAAAGCGTTGGATATAGATTCAGTGAAGAATGTCACCTCAGAGCTTGATGATGCAAAAGAGTCCCTACAAAAAGCAgctgaagaagaaagatcTCTCCGTAACCTGGTTGAAGCTCTTAAGTTGGAACTGGAAAATGTGAGGAAAGAGCATTCTGAACTCAAGGAAAAAGAAGCTGAAGCAGAATCTACTGCTGGGAATTTGCATGTCAAGCTCCGGAAGACCAAATCTGAACTCGAAGCATACCTCACAGAAGAATCTAAAGCAAGAGGTGCTTGTGAAGATATGCTCTCAACTCTTAACCAACTGTCATCAGAAACTGAAAATGCTAGACAGGGAGCAGAAGAGATGACAAATAAAGCAGAGGATTTGAGGAAGGAAGCAGAAGGCACCAGAATAGCATTGGAAGATGCTGAGAAGCAGCTAAGAGTTGCACTAGATGAAGCTGAAGAAGCCAAAGCAGCTGAAGCTAGGGCCCTTGATCAGATTAAAGTACTATCTGAAAGAACCAATGCTGCACGAGCTTCGACATCTGAGTCGGGGGCTAACATCACTATCTCCAGGGAAGAGTTTGAATCCCTAAGCCGTAAAGTTGAGGAGTCTGACACATTAGCAGAAATGAAAGTAGCTGCTGCATTAGCTCAAGTTGAAGCTGTGAAGGCtggtgaaaatgaaattctaaaaaagCTAGAAGCATCCCAGAAGGAAATTGAGGATATGCAGACTGCAACTGAGGAAGCTTCAAAGAAAGCCAAAATGGCAGAAGCAGCTAAGAAAGCTGTGGAAGGAGAACTAAGAAGATGGCGTGAGCGAGAGCAGAAAAAAGCGGTTGAAGCAGCATCAAGAATTTTGGCTGAAACAGAGGTGTCTTTGGAATCATCTCCAAGCCACAATAGGATTCAAAAGCAGAGCACAACAGTGAAAAGAGTTGAGTCcaaaaaattggagaaagaTAAAACCTTCTCAAAGAAGGTACTTCTACCAAACCTTAGCGGCTTATTTGTTAGGAAAAAGAACCAGGTTGATGGTGGATCGCCCTCCTACTTGCCTGGTGAGAAATCTGCGTGA